In Elaeis guineensis isolate ETL-2024a chromosome 1, EG11, whole genome shotgun sequence, a genomic segment contains:
- the LOC105038808 gene encoding CBS domain-containing protein CBSCBSPB1 isoform X7 — MDGHRRSMSLTRSPGKKKPSENGGSDSSRRPPVTRSPSLGGERTVKRLRLCKALTMPENTTVHEACRRMAARRVDAALLTDSNTLLCGILTDKDIATRVIATGLKLEDTPVSKVMTQNPIFVLSDTLAVEALQKMVQGKFRHLPIVENGEVIALLDIAKCLYDAIARMERTAEKGKAIAAAVEGVEKHWGTSVAGVCIGELLKLSLQLHAITGFCTGPNTFIETLRERMFRPSLSTIISGNTKVLTVSPMESVLTATRKMLEVQISSAVVTVQNKPQGILTSSDILMRVIAKNLSPNSTPVEKVMTPNPECATVDTAILDALHTMHNGKFLHLPVVDRDGKIVSIVDVIHITHAAIATVESTGGVGNEATISMMQKFWDSAMALGPSDDDDDARSEISIKIASEGTDMYEDEDRDKVILASDSDLAAAVDHARLAGWKGLRLYLDYTGGGRKKRGRSGSMDYANMDAWASAYSAVAAGAALIAGLGVIAYLKRSGS; from the exons ATGGACGGCCACCGGAGGAGCATGTCGTTGACCAGATCACCGGGGAAGAAGAAGCCCTCCGAGAATGGGGGCTCCGATTCCAGCCGGAGGCCGCCCGTGACTCGCTCTCC GTCTCTAGGTGGTGAGAGAACTGTAAAGAGACTTCGCCTGTGTAAAGCCTTAACAATGCCTGAAAATACAACAGTTCATGAGGCCTGCCGAAGGATGGCTGCTCGAAGGGTTGATGCTGCTTTGCTAACTGACTCGAATACCTTGCTTTGTGGAATACTGACAGACAAG GATATAGCAACAAGAGTCATTGCCACTGGATTAAAGCTTGAGGATACACCTGTTTCCAAAGTCATGACACAGAATCCTATTTTTGTTCTTTCAGACACACTAGCTGTGGAAGCATTGCAAAAGATGGTGCAAG GAAAGTTCAGACATTTGCCTATTGTGGAGAATGGTGAGGTAATTGCATTGCTTGATATCGCAAAGTGTCTATATGATGCCATTGCACGAATGGAAAGGACAGCTGAGAAGGGAAAAGCCATTGCAGCTGCTGTTGAAGGAGTGGAAAAGCATTGGGGAACATCAGTTGCTGGTGTGTGTATTGGTGAACTCTTGAAA CTATCATTGCAGCTCCATGCCATAACTGGTTTCTGTACAGGGCCTAATACATTCATTGAAACTCTCCGAGAGCGGATGTTTAGGCCTTCTTTGTCAACCATTATTTCTGGGAATACAAA GGTTCTTACAGTTTCACCAATGGAGTCAGTATTAACTGCAACAAGGAAGATGCTTGAAGTTCAAATAAGTTCAGCAGTTGTGACAGTTCAAAATAAACCTCAGGGCATATTGAC TTCAAGTGATATCTTGATGCGGGTTATTGCAAAGAATCTTTCTCCAAATTCAACCCCTGTGGAGAAG GTCATGACTCCAAATCCTGAATGCGCAACTGTTGATACAGCAATCCTTGATGCTCTTCATACCATGCATAATGGCAAATTTTTACATCTCCCTGTAGTAGACAGAG ATGGGAAAATTGTTTCCATTGTCGATGTAATACACATTACTCATGCTGCAATAGCCACA GTTGAAAGCACAGGGGGAGTTGGAAATGAGGCAACAATTTCCATGATGCAAAAATTCTGGGATTCTGCTATGGCCTTAGGACCTTCAGATGATGATGACGATGCACGGAG CGAAATCTCCATCAAAATTGCATCTGAAGGGACAGACATG tATGAAGATGAGGATCGTGACAAAGTCATTCTTGCATCGGATAGCGACCTTGCTGCAGCTGTGGACCATGCTAGACTTGCTGGTTGGAAG GGTTTAAGATTATATTTAGATTACACAGGTGGAGGTCGAAAGAAGCGAGGCAGATCAGGGAGTATGGACTACGCCAACATGGATGCATGGGCATCGGCATACAGTGCAGTTGCAGCAGGAGCTGCACTCATTGCTGGGCTCGGTGTGATCGCTTACTTAAAGAGATCAGGCTCGTGA
- the LOC105038808 gene encoding CBS domain-containing protein CBSCBSPB1 isoform X3 has product MDGHRRSMSLTRSPGKKKPSENGGSDSSRRPPVTRSPSLGGERTVKRLRLCKALTMPENTTVHEACRRMAARRVDAALLTDSNTLLCGILTDKDIATRVIATGLKLEDTPVSKVMTQNPIFVLSDTLAVEALQKMVQGKFRHLPIVENGEVIALLDIAKCLYDAIARMERTAEKGKAIAAAVEGVEKHWGTSVAGVCIGELLKGLIHSLKLSESGCLGLLCQPLFLGIQISPMESVLTATRKMLEVQISSAVVTVQNKPQGILTSSDILMRVIAKNLSPNSTPVEKVMTPNPECATVDTAILDALHTMHNGKFLHLPVVDRDGKIVSIVDVIHITHAAIATVESTGGVGNEATISMMQKFWDSAMALGPSDDDDDARSEISIKIASEGTDMVGSPDPSSSIPTTFAFKLEDRKGRMHRFNCVVSISDTRSLTYLITSILRRVGDDIDRNHLPQILYEDEDRDKVILASDSDLAAAVDHARLAGWKGLRLYLDYTGGGRKKRGRSGSMDYANMDAWASAYSAVAAGAALIAGLGVIAYLKRSGS; this is encoded by the exons ATGGACGGCCACCGGAGGAGCATGTCGTTGACCAGATCACCGGGGAAGAAGAAGCCCTCCGAGAATGGGGGCTCCGATTCCAGCCGGAGGCCGCCCGTGACTCGCTCTCC GTCTCTAGGTGGTGAGAGAACTGTAAAGAGACTTCGCCTGTGTAAAGCCTTAACAATGCCTGAAAATACAACAGTTCATGAGGCCTGCCGAAGGATGGCTGCTCGAAGGGTTGATGCTGCTTTGCTAACTGACTCGAATACCTTGCTTTGTGGAATACTGACAGACAAG GATATAGCAACAAGAGTCATTGCCACTGGATTAAAGCTTGAGGATACACCTGTTTCCAAAGTCATGACACAGAATCCTATTTTTGTTCTTTCAGACACACTAGCTGTGGAAGCATTGCAAAAGATGGTGCAAG GAAAGTTCAGACATTTGCCTATTGTGGAGAATGGTGAGGTAATTGCATTGCTTGATATCGCAAAGTGTCTATATGATGCCATTGCACGAATGGAAAGGACAGCTGAGAAGGGAAAAGCCATTGCAGCTGCTGTTGAAGGAGTGGAAAAGCATTGGGGAACATCAGTTGCTGGTGTGTGTATTGGTGAACTCTTGAAA GGCCTAATACATTCATTGAAACTCTCCGAGAGCGGATGTTTAGGCCTTCTTTGTCAACCATTATTTCTGGGAATACAAA TTTCACCAATGGAGTCAGTATTAACTGCAACAAGGAAGATGCTTGAAGTTCAAATAAGTTCAGCAGTTGTGACAGTTCAAAATAAACCTCAGGGCATATTGAC TTCAAGTGATATCTTGATGCGGGTTATTGCAAAGAATCTTTCTCCAAATTCAACCCCTGTGGAGAAG GTCATGACTCCAAATCCTGAATGCGCAACTGTTGATACAGCAATCCTTGATGCTCTTCATACCATGCATAATGGCAAATTTTTACATCTCCCTGTAGTAGACAGAG ATGGGAAAATTGTTTCCATTGTCGATGTAATACACATTACTCATGCTGCAATAGCCACA GTTGAAAGCACAGGGGGAGTTGGAAATGAGGCAACAATTTCCATGATGCAAAAATTCTGGGATTCTGCTATGGCCTTAGGACCTTCAGATGATGATGACGATGCACGGAG CGAAATCTCCATCAAAATTGCATCTGAAGGGACAGACATGGTGGGGTCTCCTGATCCTTCTTCAAGCATACCTACTACATTTGCATTTAAGCTCGAGGATAGAAAGGGCAGGATGCATAGATTTAATTGCG TGGTGTCCATTTCAGACACGCGAAGTTTGACATATCTTATCACTTCCATCCTTCGGAGGGTGGGTGATGACATCGACAGGAATCATTTGCCACAAATTCTG tATGAAGATGAGGATCGTGACAAAGTCATTCTTGCATCGGATAGCGACCTTGCTGCAGCTGTGGACCATGCTAGACTTGCTGGTTGGAAG GGTTTAAGATTATATTTAGATTACACAGGTGGAGGTCGAAAGAAGCGAGGCAGATCAGGGAGTATGGACTACGCCAACATGGATGCATGGGCATCGGCATACAGTGCAGTTGCAGCAGGAGCTGCACTCATTGCTGGGCTCGGTGTGATCGCTTACTTAAAGAGATCAGGCTCGTGA
- the LOC105038808 gene encoding CBS domain-containing protein CBSCBSPB1 isoform X1, translating to MDGHRRSMSLTRSPGKKKPSENGGSDSSRRPPVTRSPSLGGERTVKRLRLCKALTMPENTTVHEACRRMAARRVDAALLTDSNTLLCGILTDKDIATRVIATGLKLEDTPVSKVMTQNPIFVLSDTLAVEALQKMVQGKFRHLPIVENGEVIALLDIAKCLYDAIARMERTAEKGKAIAAAVEGVEKHWGTSVAGVCIGELLKLSLQLHAITGFCTGPNTFIETLRERMFRPSLSTIISGNTKVLTVSPMESVLTATRKMLEVQISSAVVTVQNKPQGILTSSDILMRVIAKNLSPNSTPVEKVMTPNPECATVDTAILDALHTMHNGKFLHLPVVDRDGKIVSIVDVIHITHAAIATVESTGGVGNEATISMMQKFWDSAMALGPSDDDDDARSEISIKIASEGTDMVGSPDPSSSIPTTFAFKLEDRKGRMHRFNCVVSISDTRSLTYLITSILRRVGDDIDRNHLPQILYEDEDRDKVILASDSDLAAAVDHARLAGWKGLRLYLDYTGGGRKKRGRSGSMDYANMDAWASAYSAVAAGAALIAGLGVIAYLKRSGS from the exons ATGGACGGCCACCGGAGGAGCATGTCGTTGACCAGATCACCGGGGAAGAAGAAGCCCTCCGAGAATGGGGGCTCCGATTCCAGCCGGAGGCCGCCCGTGACTCGCTCTCC GTCTCTAGGTGGTGAGAGAACTGTAAAGAGACTTCGCCTGTGTAAAGCCTTAACAATGCCTGAAAATACAACAGTTCATGAGGCCTGCCGAAGGATGGCTGCTCGAAGGGTTGATGCTGCTTTGCTAACTGACTCGAATACCTTGCTTTGTGGAATACTGACAGACAAG GATATAGCAACAAGAGTCATTGCCACTGGATTAAAGCTTGAGGATACACCTGTTTCCAAAGTCATGACACAGAATCCTATTTTTGTTCTTTCAGACACACTAGCTGTGGAAGCATTGCAAAAGATGGTGCAAG GAAAGTTCAGACATTTGCCTATTGTGGAGAATGGTGAGGTAATTGCATTGCTTGATATCGCAAAGTGTCTATATGATGCCATTGCACGAATGGAAAGGACAGCTGAGAAGGGAAAAGCCATTGCAGCTGCTGTTGAAGGAGTGGAAAAGCATTGGGGAACATCAGTTGCTGGTGTGTGTATTGGTGAACTCTTGAAA CTATCATTGCAGCTCCATGCCATAACTGGTTTCTGTACAGGGCCTAATACATTCATTGAAACTCTCCGAGAGCGGATGTTTAGGCCTTCTTTGTCAACCATTATTTCTGGGAATACAAA GGTTCTTACAGTTTCACCAATGGAGTCAGTATTAACTGCAACAAGGAAGATGCTTGAAGTTCAAATAAGTTCAGCAGTTGTGACAGTTCAAAATAAACCTCAGGGCATATTGAC TTCAAGTGATATCTTGATGCGGGTTATTGCAAAGAATCTTTCTCCAAATTCAACCCCTGTGGAGAAG GTCATGACTCCAAATCCTGAATGCGCAACTGTTGATACAGCAATCCTTGATGCTCTTCATACCATGCATAATGGCAAATTTTTACATCTCCCTGTAGTAGACAGAG ATGGGAAAATTGTTTCCATTGTCGATGTAATACACATTACTCATGCTGCAATAGCCACA GTTGAAAGCACAGGGGGAGTTGGAAATGAGGCAACAATTTCCATGATGCAAAAATTCTGGGATTCTGCTATGGCCTTAGGACCTTCAGATGATGATGACGATGCACGGAG CGAAATCTCCATCAAAATTGCATCTGAAGGGACAGACATGGTGGGGTCTCCTGATCCTTCTTCAAGCATACCTACTACATTTGCATTTAAGCTCGAGGATAGAAAGGGCAGGATGCATAGATTTAATTGCG TGGTGTCCATTTCAGACACGCGAAGTTTGACATATCTTATCACTTCCATCCTTCGGAGGGTGGGTGATGACATCGACAGGAATCATTTGCCACAAATTCTG tATGAAGATGAGGATCGTGACAAAGTCATTCTTGCATCGGATAGCGACCTTGCTGCAGCTGTGGACCATGCTAGACTTGCTGGTTGGAAG GGTTTAAGATTATATTTAGATTACACAGGTGGAGGTCGAAAGAAGCGAGGCAGATCAGGGAGTATGGACTACGCCAACATGGATGCATGGGCATCGGCATACAGTGCAGTTGCAGCAGGAGCTGCACTCATTGCTGGGCTCGGTGTGATCGCTTACTTAAAGAGATCAGGCTCGTGA
- the LOC105038808 gene encoding CBS domain-containing protein CBSCBSPB5 isoform X4, translated as MDGHRRSMSLTRSPGKKKPSENGGSDSSRRPPVTRSPSLGGERTVKRLRLCKALTMPENTTVHEACRRMAARRVDAALLTDSNTLLCGILTDKDIATRVIATGLKLEDTPVSKVMTQNPIFVLSDTLAVEALQKMVQGKFRHLPIVENGEVIALLDIAKCLYDAIARMERTAEKGKAIAAAVEGVEKHWGTSVAGPNTFIETLRERMFRPSLSTIISGNTKVLTVSPMESVLTATRKMLEVQISSAVVTVQNKPQGILTSSDILMRVIAKNLSPNSTPVEKVMTPNPECATVDTAILDALHTMHNGKFLHLPVVDRDGKIVSIVDVIHITHAAIATVESTGGVGNEATISMMQKFWDSAMALGPSDDDDDARSEISIKIASEGTDMVGSPDPSSSIPTTFAFKLEDRKGRMHRFNCVVSISDTRSLTYLITSILRRVGDDIDRNHLPQILYEDEDRDKVILASDSDLAAAVDHARLAGWKGLRLYLDYTGGGRKKRGRSGSMDYANMDAWASAYSAVAAGAALIAGLGVIAYLKRSGS; from the exons ATGGACGGCCACCGGAGGAGCATGTCGTTGACCAGATCACCGGGGAAGAAGAAGCCCTCCGAGAATGGGGGCTCCGATTCCAGCCGGAGGCCGCCCGTGACTCGCTCTCC GTCTCTAGGTGGTGAGAGAACTGTAAAGAGACTTCGCCTGTGTAAAGCCTTAACAATGCCTGAAAATACAACAGTTCATGAGGCCTGCCGAAGGATGGCTGCTCGAAGGGTTGATGCTGCTTTGCTAACTGACTCGAATACCTTGCTTTGTGGAATACTGACAGACAAG GATATAGCAACAAGAGTCATTGCCACTGGATTAAAGCTTGAGGATACACCTGTTTCCAAAGTCATGACACAGAATCCTATTTTTGTTCTTTCAGACACACTAGCTGTGGAAGCATTGCAAAAGATGGTGCAAG GAAAGTTCAGACATTTGCCTATTGTGGAGAATGGTGAGGTAATTGCATTGCTTGATATCGCAAAGTGTCTATATGATGCCATTGCACGAATGGAAAGGACAGCTGAGAAGGGAAAAGCCATTGCAGCTGCTGTTGAAGGAGTGGAAAAGCATTGGGGAACATCAGTTGCTG GGCCTAATACATTCATTGAAACTCTCCGAGAGCGGATGTTTAGGCCTTCTTTGTCAACCATTATTTCTGGGAATACAAA GGTTCTTACAGTTTCACCAATGGAGTCAGTATTAACTGCAACAAGGAAGATGCTTGAAGTTCAAATAAGTTCAGCAGTTGTGACAGTTCAAAATAAACCTCAGGGCATATTGAC TTCAAGTGATATCTTGATGCGGGTTATTGCAAAGAATCTTTCTCCAAATTCAACCCCTGTGGAGAAG GTCATGACTCCAAATCCTGAATGCGCAACTGTTGATACAGCAATCCTTGATGCTCTTCATACCATGCATAATGGCAAATTTTTACATCTCCCTGTAGTAGACAGAG ATGGGAAAATTGTTTCCATTGTCGATGTAATACACATTACTCATGCTGCAATAGCCACA GTTGAAAGCACAGGGGGAGTTGGAAATGAGGCAACAATTTCCATGATGCAAAAATTCTGGGATTCTGCTATGGCCTTAGGACCTTCAGATGATGATGACGATGCACGGAG CGAAATCTCCATCAAAATTGCATCTGAAGGGACAGACATGGTGGGGTCTCCTGATCCTTCTTCAAGCATACCTACTACATTTGCATTTAAGCTCGAGGATAGAAAGGGCAGGATGCATAGATTTAATTGCG TGGTGTCCATTTCAGACACGCGAAGTTTGACATATCTTATCACTTCCATCCTTCGGAGGGTGGGTGATGACATCGACAGGAATCATTTGCCACAAATTCTG tATGAAGATGAGGATCGTGACAAAGTCATTCTTGCATCGGATAGCGACCTTGCTGCAGCTGTGGACCATGCTAGACTTGCTGGTTGGAAG GGTTTAAGATTATATTTAGATTACACAGGTGGAGGTCGAAAGAAGCGAGGCAGATCAGGGAGTATGGACTACGCCAACATGGATGCATGGGCATCGGCATACAGTGCAGTTGCAGCAGGAGCTGCACTCATTGCTGGGCTCGGTGTGATCGCTTACTTAAAGAGATCAGGCTCGTGA
- the LOC105038808 gene encoding CBS domain-containing protein CBSCBSPB5 isoform X5, with protein sequence MDGHRRSMSLTRSPGKKKPSENGGSDSSRRPPVTRSPSLGGERTVKRLRLCKALTMPENTTVHEACRRMAARRVDAALLTDSNTLLCGILTDKDIATRVIATGLKLEDTPVSKVMTQNPIFVLSDTLAVEALQKMVQGKFRHLPIVENGEVIALLDIAKCLYDAIARMERTAEKGKAIAAAVEGVEKHWGTSVAGPNTFIETLRERMFRPSLSTIISGNTKVLTVSPMESVLTATRKMLEVQISSAVVTVQNKPQGILTSSDILMRVIAKNLSPNSTPVEKVMTPNPECATVDTAILDALHTMHNGKFLHLPVVDRDGKIVSIVDVIHITHAAIATVESTGGVGNEATISMMQKFWDSAMALGPSDDDDDARSEISIKIASEGTDMVGSPDPSSSIPTTFAFKLEDRKGRMHRFNCDTRSLTYLITSILRRVGDDIDRNHLPQILYEDEDRDKVILASDSDLAAAVDHARLAGWKGLRLYLDYTGGGRKKRGRSGSMDYANMDAWASAYSAVAAGAALIAGLGVIAYLKRSGS encoded by the exons ATGGACGGCCACCGGAGGAGCATGTCGTTGACCAGATCACCGGGGAAGAAGAAGCCCTCCGAGAATGGGGGCTCCGATTCCAGCCGGAGGCCGCCCGTGACTCGCTCTCC GTCTCTAGGTGGTGAGAGAACTGTAAAGAGACTTCGCCTGTGTAAAGCCTTAACAATGCCTGAAAATACAACAGTTCATGAGGCCTGCCGAAGGATGGCTGCTCGAAGGGTTGATGCTGCTTTGCTAACTGACTCGAATACCTTGCTTTGTGGAATACTGACAGACAAG GATATAGCAACAAGAGTCATTGCCACTGGATTAAAGCTTGAGGATACACCTGTTTCCAAAGTCATGACACAGAATCCTATTTTTGTTCTTTCAGACACACTAGCTGTGGAAGCATTGCAAAAGATGGTGCAAG GAAAGTTCAGACATTTGCCTATTGTGGAGAATGGTGAGGTAATTGCATTGCTTGATATCGCAAAGTGTCTATATGATGCCATTGCACGAATGGAAAGGACAGCTGAGAAGGGAAAAGCCATTGCAGCTGCTGTTGAAGGAGTGGAAAAGCATTGGGGAACATCAGTTGCTG GGCCTAATACATTCATTGAAACTCTCCGAGAGCGGATGTTTAGGCCTTCTTTGTCAACCATTATTTCTGGGAATACAAA GGTTCTTACAGTTTCACCAATGGAGTCAGTATTAACTGCAACAAGGAAGATGCTTGAAGTTCAAATAAGTTCAGCAGTTGTGACAGTTCAAAATAAACCTCAGGGCATATTGAC TTCAAGTGATATCTTGATGCGGGTTATTGCAAAGAATCTTTCTCCAAATTCAACCCCTGTGGAGAAG GTCATGACTCCAAATCCTGAATGCGCAACTGTTGATACAGCAATCCTTGATGCTCTTCATACCATGCATAATGGCAAATTTTTACATCTCCCTGTAGTAGACAGAG ATGGGAAAATTGTTTCCATTGTCGATGTAATACACATTACTCATGCTGCAATAGCCACA GTTGAAAGCACAGGGGGAGTTGGAAATGAGGCAACAATTTCCATGATGCAAAAATTCTGGGATTCTGCTATGGCCTTAGGACCTTCAGATGATGATGACGATGCACGGAG CGAAATCTCCATCAAAATTGCATCTGAAGGGACAGACATGGTGGGGTCTCCTGATCCTTCTTCAAGCATACCTACTACATTTGCATTTAAGCTCGAGGATAGAAAGGGCAGGATGCATAGATTTAATTGCG ACACGCGAAGTTTGACATATCTTATCACTTCCATCCTTCGGAGGGTGGGTGATGACATCGACAGGAATCATTTGCCACAAATTCTG tATGAAGATGAGGATCGTGACAAAGTCATTCTTGCATCGGATAGCGACCTTGCTGCAGCTGTGGACCATGCTAGACTTGCTGGTTGGAAG GGTTTAAGATTATATTTAGATTACACAGGTGGAGGTCGAAAGAAGCGAGGCAGATCAGGGAGTATGGACTACGCCAACATGGATGCATGGGCATCGGCATACAGTGCAGTTGCAGCAGGAGCTGCACTCATTGCTGGGCTCGGTGTGATCGCTTACTTAAAGAGATCAGGCTCGTGA
- the LOC105038808 gene encoding CBS domain-containing protein CBSCBSPB1 isoform X2 translates to MDGHRRSMSLTRSPGKKKPSENGGSDSSRRPPVTRSPSLGGERTVKRLRLCKALTMPENTTVHEACRRMAARRVDAALLTDSNTLLCGILTDKDIATRVIATGLKLEDTPVSKVMTQNPIFVLSDTLAVEALQKMVQGKFRHLPIVENGEVIALLDIAKCLYDAIARMERTAEKGKAIAAAVEGVEKHWGTSVAGVCIGELLKLSLQLHAITGFCTGPNTFIETLRERMFRPSLSTIISGNTKVLTVSPMESVLTATRKMLEVQISSAVVTVQNKPQGILTSSDILMRVIAKNLSPNSTPVEKVMTPNPECATVDTAILDALHTMHNGKFLHLPVVDRDGKIVSIVDVIHITHAAIATVESTGGVGNEATISMMQKFWDSAMALGPSDDDDDARSEISIKIASEGTDMVGSPDPSSSIPTTFAFKLEDRKGRMHRFNCDTRSLTYLITSILRRVGDDIDRNHLPQILYEDEDRDKVILASDSDLAAAVDHARLAGWKGLRLYLDYTGGGRKKRGRSGSMDYANMDAWASAYSAVAAGAALIAGLGVIAYLKRSGS, encoded by the exons ATGGACGGCCACCGGAGGAGCATGTCGTTGACCAGATCACCGGGGAAGAAGAAGCCCTCCGAGAATGGGGGCTCCGATTCCAGCCGGAGGCCGCCCGTGACTCGCTCTCC GTCTCTAGGTGGTGAGAGAACTGTAAAGAGACTTCGCCTGTGTAAAGCCTTAACAATGCCTGAAAATACAACAGTTCATGAGGCCTGCCGAAGGATGGCTGCTCGAAGGGTTGATGCTGCTTTGCTAACTGACTCGAATACCTTGCTTTGTGGAATACTGACAGACAAG GATATAGCAACAAGAGTCATTGCCACTGGATTAAAGCTTGAGGATACACCTGTTTCCAAAGTCATGACACAGAATCCTATTTTTGTTCTTTCAGACACACTAGCTGTGGAAGCATTGCAAAAGATGGTGCAAG GAAAGTTCAGACATTTGCCTATTGTGGAGAATGGTGAGGTAATTGCATTGCTTGATATCGCAAAGTGTCTATATGATGCCATTGCACGAATGGAAAGGACAGCTGAGAAGGGAAAAGCCATTGCAGCTGCTGTTGAAGGAGTGGAAAAGCATTGGGGAACATCAGTTGCTGGTGTGTGTATTGGTGAACTCTTGAAA CTATCATTGCAGCTCCATGCCATAACTGGTTTCTGTACAGGGCCTAATACATTCATTGAAACTCTCCGAGAGCGGATGTTTAGGCCTTCTTTGTCAACCATTATTTCTGGGAATACAAA GGTTCTTACAGTTTCACCAATGGAGTCAGTATTAACTGCAACAAGGAAGATGCTTGAAGTTCAAATAAGTTCAGCAGTTGTGACAGTTCAAAATAAACCTCAGGGCATATTGAC TTCAAGTGATATCTTGATGCGGGTTATTGCAAAGAATCTTTCTCCAAATTCAACCCCTGTGGAGAAG GTCATGACTCCAAATCCTGAATGCGCAACTGTTGATACAGCAATCCTTGATGCTCTTCATACCATGCATAATGGCAAATTTTTACATCTCCCTGTAGTAGACAGAG ATGGGAAAATTGTTTCCATTGTCGATGTAATACACATTACTCATGCTGCAATAGCCACA GTTGAAAGCACAGGGGGAGTTGGAAATGAGGCAACAATTTCCATGATGCAAAAATTCTGGGATTCTGCTATGGCCTTAGGACCTTCAGATGATGATGACGATGCACGGAG CGAAATCTCCATCAAAATTGCATCTGAAGGGACAGACATGGTGGGGTCTCCTGATCCTTCTTCAAGCATACCTACTACATTTGCATTTAAGCTCGAGGATAGAAAGGGCAGGATGCATAGATTTAATTGCG ACACGCGAAGTTTGACATATCTTATCACTTCCATCCTTCGGAGGGTGGGTGATGACATCGACAGGAATCATTTGCCACAAATTCTG tATGAAGATGAGGATCGTGACAAAGTCATTCTTGCATCGGATAGCGACCTTGCTGCAGCTGTGGACCATGCTAGACTTGCTGGTTGGAAG GGTTTAAGATTATATTTAGATTACACAGGTGGAGGTCGAAAGAAGCGAGGCAGATCAGGGAGTATGGACTACGCCAACATGGATGCATGGGCATCGGCATACAGTGCAGTTGCAGCAGGAGCTGCACTCATTGCTGGGCTCGGTGTGATCGCTTACTTAAAGAGATCAGGCTCGTGA